One Desulfobacterales bacterium DNA window includes the following coding sequences:
- a CDS encoding potassium channel protein — protein sequence MRKTVTGLIILAAILFVGTTGYMVLEGSSMLNALYMTVITITTVGYGEVFPLSPSGKLFTIALIVVGVSFVLYLFGNITEAMVEGGLRRILGRKKMEKKVSRLKDHYIVCGFGRIGKVICSVLKENNRPFAVIEHDPEQIQQIEELGYLSLQGEASNDEMLLAAGIKKAKGLIAVVSSDADNVYITLSAKGLNPNLFILARSSGEEGSEVKLLRAGANKVISPYYIGACRMAHLLVRPTVIDFIDLTVHAGELGLRLEEMRVTDKAAFAGKSLKDTNIRKEHDLIVVAIKRDQGEMLFNPGPDTTILQDDILVVLGEHDHIKAFEKLL from the coding sequence ATGCGAAAAACAGTCACCGGGCTGATAATTCTTGCCGCCATCCTCTTTGTCGGCACCACCGGCTACATGGTGCTGGAAGGCAGCAGCATGCTCAACGCCCTTTACATGACGGTCATCACCATTACCACCGTGGGCTACGGTGAAGTCTTTCCGCTGAGTCCCAGCGGAAAATTATTCACCATCGCCCTGATCGTGGTGGGGGTGAGCTTTGTCCTGTACCTGTTCGGCAATATCACCGAGGCAATGGTCGAAGGGGGATTGCGGCGAATCCTAGGGAGAAAAAAAATGGAAAAAAAGGTATCACGCCTGAAAGATCACTACATCGTCTGCGGCTTCGGCAGAATCGGCAAGGTCATCTGCAGCGTGCTTAAAGAAAACAATCGCCCTTTTGCAGTGATCGAACATGACCCGGAACAGATCCAGCAGATCGAGGAACTCGGTTATCTCTCCTTGCAGGGCGAGGCCTCAAACGACGAGATGCTGCTTGCCGCCGGGATCAAAAAGGCCAAGGGGCTCATTGCCGTGGTCTCTTCCGACGCCGATAATGTCTACATCACCCTCTCGGCCAAGGGATTGAACCCGAACCTGTTTATCCTGGCCCGGTCCAGCGGCGAGGAGGGTTCGGAGGTCAAACTGCTGCGGGCCGGGGCCAACAAGGTCATCTCGCCCTATTATATCGGGGCCTGCCGGATGGCCCACCTCCTGGTCCGTCCCACGGTGATCGATTTCATCGACCTCACTGTTCACGCCGGCGAACTCGGCCTGCGACTGGAGGAGATGCGGGTTACGGACAAGGCCGCCTTTGCCGGCAAAAGCCTCAAGGATACCAATATCCGCAAGGAACACGACCTCATTGTGGTGGCAATCAAGCGCGACCAGGGCGAGATGCTTTTCAACCCCGGCCCGGACACCACCATTCTCCAGGACGATATTCTGGTTGTCCTGGGCGAACACGATCATATCAAGGCCTTTGAGAAACTACTGTAG
- a CDS encoding class II fructose-bisphosphate aldolase, whose amino-acid sequence MISASRANEDFQQALAIGRPPNIVKLFPNSRALIVSGKVIDRALIAKGKAMTMAANGRNCLVIRGALMAAQRANAAMIIEIARSEGGADAYCAVNYWNIARIVDSFCNELGITVPVAIHADHYGIKKPGDVDFAQQEIPTLFDAGITSIAVDASHMPDADNLAANIALNPYIPKWAGLETEVGEIKGSQGLSSVEEALFLIQGLNAHDIFPDWIALNNGTTHGIEASDQGIQVDLTAEIHARLVPYQVSGAQHGTSGNSSERLRQIAAQTRTTKANVATALQMISWGLVVNDYGNAQMDGAGDFIKKEGEGVSEEMWLEMVGYARHRGWKGGDFKKLNLPFETKLMGQPRQIRQRMATRVEEFVHRLLVEVFNARDTAPLAVEAILAAGSHDPGPKVGRIEDPGQWTEEKFRRRAGAMDTDKGPRGDFDD is encoded by the coding sequence ATGATCAGCGCAAGCCGTGCTAATGAAGACTTTCAACAGGCCCTGGCCATCGGCCGGCCACCCAACATTGTCAAGCTTTTTCCCAACTCCCGCGCCCTGATCGTCAGCGGCAAGGTGATTGACCGGGCCTTGATCGCCAAGGGCAAGGCAATGACCATGGCGGCCAACGGCCGCAATTGCCTGGTGATCCGTGGCGCGCTGATGGCGGCCCAGCGGGCCAATGCCGCGATGATCATCGAGATCGCCCGTTCCGAGGGTGGGGCGGATGCCTATTGCGCGGTCAATTACTGGAACATTGCCCGGATCGTCGACTCCTTCTGCAATGAGCTGGGAATAACCGTGCCAGTGGCGATCCATGCCGACCATTACGGGATCAAGAAACCCGGGGACGTTGACTTTGCCCAACAGGAGATTCCCACCCTGTTTGATGCCGGGATTACCTCCATTGCCGTTGATGCCTCCCACATGCCGGATGCGGACAACCTGGCCGCCAACATCGCCTTGAACCCCTACATCCCGAAATGGGCCGGGCTGGAGACCGAGGTGGGCGAGATCAAGGGCTCCCAGGGGCTGTCCTCGGTGGAGGAGGCCCTGTTCCTGATCCAGGGGTTGAACGCCCATGACATCTTTCCGGACTGGATCGCCCTTAACAACGGCACCACCCACGGCATTGAGGCAAGCGACCAGGGGATCCAGGTGGATCTCACCGCTGAGATCCATGCGCGGCTTGTTCCATATCAGGTGTCCGGCGCCCAGCACGGCACCTCGGGCAACAGCTCGGAGCGGCTGCGGCAAATCGCCGCCCAAACCCGGACCACCAAGGCCAATGTGGCCACGGCCCTGCAGATGATCTCCTGGGGCCTGGTGGTGAACGACTATGGCAACGCCCAAATGGATGGGGCTGGTGATTTTATCAAAAAGGAAGGTGAAGGGGTCTCGGAAGAGATGTGGCTGGAGATGGTTGGCTATGCCCGGCACAGGGGATGGAAGGGCGGTGATTTCAAGAAACTGAATCTGCCCTTTGAGACCAAGCTGATGGGCCAGCCCCGGCAGATCCGGCAACGGATGGCAACCCGGGTGGAGGAGTTTGTCCATCGGTTGCTGGTCGAGGTGTTCAATGCCCGGGACACCGCGCCCCTGGCCGTTGAGGCCATTCTTGCGGCCGGCTCCCACGATCCCGGTCCCAAGGTCGGCCGGATCGAGGATCCCGGCCAGTGGACCGAGGAGAAGTTCCGGCGCCGGGCCGGGGCGATGGACACTGACAAGGGACCGCGGGGAGATTTTGATGATTAG
- a CDS encoding cold-shock protein encodes MADREIGTVKWFNSSKGYGFIARDQGDDVFVHFTSIRDTGGFRSLEEGQKVEFTVNQGQKGPQADDVIASD; translated from the coding sequence ATGGCAGATCGGGAAATAGGCACGGTAAAATGGTTCAACAGCAGCAAGGGCTACGGTTTCATCGCCCGGGATCAGGGAGACGATGTGTTTGTCCACTTCACTTCCATCCGGGACACCGGTGGTTTCCGCTCCCTTGAAGAAGGTCAAAAGGTAGAGTTTACGGTCAACCAGGGGCAAAAAGGCCCCCAGGCCGATGATGTGATTGCCTCGGATTAG